CCATCAGATTTGAACCCAGTGATGGACGCAACCTCACAATCTTTGTAGAACAAGGGGGCGTTGGAGATGGCCGGAGAGGGGGACAATCGTTTCAGAATTTTGAGCAAATTATCACAGGGAACGGCAACGACAACCTCATTGGTGATGCAAATGACAATAGCCTGAGCGCGGGTGCTGGGAACGATACACTCACAGGCAATGCAGGTGATGACGCACTCACAGGCGGTTCTGGTGAGGATCTACTAGTCGGCGGTGAGGGTGATGACACGTTGAATGGTGGGGGCGGAATTGACACTACCGACTACTCTGAGGCAGTCAGTAGTGTCAACGTTGATCTCACGGCTGGTACGACAACGATTACGTCCCCGATTAGATTAATGCCCTTGGGTGACTCAATTACAGAAGGGCTTGAGACCGATCCTGATGGAGGCTATCGTATTCCACTGTGGAATTCCTTTGTCTCAGACGGTTTTGACATTGACTTTGTGGGTTCTCTGCAAACAGGTCCCCCGACGATTGACGTTGATCATGAGGGTCACCGTGGTTTTAGGATTGATGAAATCGCGGATTCCGTTGATGATTGGCTCAGTACTGCTCAACCCGACACCATCCTATTGATGATCGGCACCAATGATATTCTTGGAAATTTTGACCTTGAGAATGCACCTGATCGGCTGAGTAGCTTAATCGATCAAATTACCGCTCAGGCACCAGATGCTGATCTATTTGTATCCTCCATCGCGCCAGGAGAACGGGCTGTTGACGATACTCAACAGACGATAGATTTCAACGCTGCTATTCAGCCGATTATTGAAGCCAAGGGAGGAAACGTCACTTTTGTTGATATCAATAGTCAACTATCTCTCAGTGACTTAATCGATGAGATTCATCCCAATGCAGTGGGTTACGAGAAGATTGCTGATGCTTGGTACGAGGCGATTGCTGATGAAATCTCTTCAAACAATATTATTGAGCAAGACACGCTGAACAGCATAGAGAATGTCATTGGGTCTACCTTCCGTGATACGTTAACCGGGAACAATGGTGCGAACCTGCTAACGGGTGGTGAGGGAAGTGACGTACTCACGGGGAATGGAGGCGGCGATAGTTTTGTCTACACGGCCCTCTCTGAGGGGGGTGATACGATTACTGACTTTGGCAGTGATGATTTCTTCCAAATTTCAGCCGCTGCTTTTGGGGGCGGACTAACCAGTGGGGTAGCCCTTAGTACGATAGCTTCAGCTGCCGGAAGCTTTGTAAGCGGGACCTCTCCTAGTCCTCTTGGGAGTAGTGCAAACTTCCTGTATGACACGAGCGACCCCAATCAAGGTGTTCTTCGCTTCGATTCAGATGGAACTGGCTCGTCGAGTTCGTCGATCTTGGCAACTCTTACGGGCGCGCCAGGTCTTACGGCCGATCAGTTTATTCTTGTATGAGCTAATATCCCTGCAGGTTAAAGCAATGCACGACTGTGCGACCGGGGTCATTAAGGGTGTCAAAGCGATGGCTTTGCAGGGGGATAAAGGGCATAGGCAA
This window of the Acaryochloris thomasi RCC1774 genome carries:
- a CDS encoding GDSL-type esterase/lipase family protein; protein product: NDTLTGGAGDDTLTGGAGDDTLTGGSGDDTVIVNNFSGLDSFDGGAGQDTIRFEPSDGRNLTIFVEQGGVGDGRRGGQSFQNFEQIITGNGNDNLIGDANDNSLSAGAGNDTLTGNAGDDALTGGSGEDLLVGGEGDDTLNGGGGIDTTDYSEAVSSVNVDLTAGTTTITSPIRLMPLGDSITEGLETDPDGGYRIPLWNSFVSDGFDIDFVGSLQTGPPTIDVDHEGHRGFRIDEIADSVDDWLSTAQPDTILLMIGTNDILGNFDLENAPDRLSSLIDQITAQAPDADLFVSSIAPGERAVDDTQQTIDFNAAIQPIIEAKGGNVTFVDINSQLSLSDLIDEIHPNAVGYEKIADAWYEAIADEISSNNIIEQDTLNSIENVIGSTFRDTLTGNNGANLLTGGEGSDVLTGNGGGDSFVYTALSEGGDTITDFGSDDFFQISAAAFGGGLTSGVALSTIASAAGSFVSGTSPSPLGSSANFLYDTSDPNQGVLRFDSDGTGSSSSSILATLTGAPGLTADQFILV